In Nitrosopumilus sp. b3, the genomic stretch CTGCCCCAGGGTTAAGATATTTCGATAAAGAAGCAGTAGAGATTGGCGGAGGTAAAAAACATAGACTCAAACTAGACGAAATGGTCATGATAAAGGATAATCACATTGCAATTGAAGGCTCAATACTATCTCTAATTAAAAAAGCAAAGAAAAGACACAAAAAATTCGAAGTAGAGGTTGAAAAAACATCAGACGCAGTTCTTGCAGCAAAAGAAGGTGCATCAATAATAATGCTAGATAATTTCACACCAGCACAAATCAAGAAAACAATCCAAGTGCTCAGAAATGAGAAATTAAGAGCCAAAGTAAAACTTGAAGCATCAGGAGGTATTAATTCCAAAAACATTGCCAGTTTTGGTAAGACAGGAGTAGATATCATATCAGTTGGGAGCATTACAAATTCTGTTAAAGGAATCGATATGAGTTTAGAAATTTAAGAATTCAATTCTTCTAGTAATTTTAGAACAGATTTATTTTTTGGATCAATTTCTTGAATTTTTTCACAGCATTGAATTGCCCTTTTGTTTTCACCCAATTTTTGATGTGAATATGCTTTGAGTAGCAAAACTTCAACATCATATGAAGCAATTTCTAATGCTTTATCAAAGTAAGATATTGCAGTTTTGTACTTGTTTTGTAAATAGTAAATTCCACCCATAGTAAACAAAATATCATGATGATGTGGAACTTTGTGCAAAAAATCATTTCCAGATTTTAGAGCAGCAGCATATTTTTTTTCTTTAACTAGTTTTTTTATTTCTTTTAGTTTTTCAATATTTTTTTTCTTGTTGGGATCTTTTGGAGTTCTACTGAATAATCCAACCAAAGCAGTCACGTAGTTTAACTGATTTCAAGCATTCTATTTATTGCCAAACGGGCCTTATCAGCAATTTCTTTTGGGACAGTGATAACATTTTTTTCATTTATCAGTGCATCATACACTTTTTCAAGAGTAATCATCTTCATGTATTGGCATTCAGCTTTCTCTGATGCGGGGATGAATGTTTTTCCTGGATTTTGCTGTCGCATTTTATACAAGATTCCAGTCTCTGTTGCAACAACAAAGTTTTTTGCTTTTGATTGATGAACATGATTCAACATTCCCTCGGTAGAAAGAATTGAAACTTTTTTGTCATCATAGCTTCCATCAGCCACATCATACATCATAGGAGTTGTGCAGCTACATTCAGGATGAATTACAAATTCCGCATCTTTCATAGAGTTTAATTTTTCAGTTACATCTTCAGGAGTAATTCCAGCATGGACATGGCATTCTCCTGCCCAGATATGCATATTTTTCCTCCCAGTCATTTTTGCAACATAAGAGCCAAGGAACATATCGGGCAAAAATAATATTTCTTTTTCTTCAGGAATTGCTTTTACAACATTTACCGCATTAGATGAAGTACAACAATAATCTAGTTCCGCTTTAATTTCTGCTGTCGTATTTACATATCCTACAGCAATTGCACCAGGATGTTGTTTCTTCCAATTGCGTAATTCATCAACAGTTATAGAATCAGATAGAGAGCATCCTGCTTCCAAATCAGGAAGAAGTACTTTTTTGTCGGGACTAATAATTGCAGCAGTTTCTGCCATAAAATTTACACCGCAAAATAAAATCGTCTTTTGGTCTACAGTAGCGGCCTGCCTTGAAAGTCCCAAAGAATCACCAGTAAAATCTGCAACATCTTGCACATCAGGAATTTGATAATTATGTGCTAAAATTACCACATCTTTTTCTTTCTTGAGTCTCAGAATCTCTTCTTTAAGCTGAGATGATTGTTGAACCAACATAGGCTACAAAATTTTGAGTTTGTAGGGATTTAAAGAATGGGAAGTAGTCCAGAATTCTCTAAAAATATGGTTAATGTGGCAATTATTGCCAGATCAGGTACCTATCTGAATATCATCAGAGCAGTATTTTCGCAAAGTTTCGATTGCAGATAAAATTGCTAAACGGCTTGTTTTAGGATTGTTAGAATCTGGGAAATTTTCTATTGTAAAGTTCATCTTTCCAAATTTTCCTGCTGCCTCAATGTGGTGAGTGTTTTTATCAGTATTTGGATCAGCAATGATTTTGACAATTGTTTTTTCACTTCCGATTCCAGATAATGAAAGGAGTGCTGCAACATTGATGTTTGCAGGAAACAGTGAAACTGCTTCTTTTGCAGTTCCTTCAAAGATTGTAGTAGAATCACTAATAGCATTCAAATCGATTTGAGAAGTTTCAAAAAACTTTGCACCTTTCAGAGAACGTGGGTGTTTTGTTGTTGTGAGTGATACAGACTCTAACTCATCTTTAACAGATTTAATACCATCCAAACCGGCAATTGCACCAGAGGGCAGATAGATAGTTTTTTTGAAATGCTCACAGGCATCAGACAAAATATCATAAATTGATTCATCTAGTAACGCACCAACACTCATGATCATCAAATCACGTTTATTTTGCAAGACACTAAGGCCAACATCTTTTACGGCATCTTGAGATGCAGCTTCAACTACAATGTTTATACTATGAGAAGATAAGAGATGGGAGTTTTCAACTATTTCGGGTTTTGAGTTTAATTTTGAGACAAGTTCGATTGCAGTTTCCTTTGATGCATCATAAACATGTGTTAGAATCCCAGGGATTTTTCCTGAATCAATAGCAAGAGCAATTTGAGTTCCTATTGCTCCACATCCCAACAAACCTATTCGTTTCAAGTAATAACACTAGAAAGACTCACTTAATTAATTCTAGTCCAACCTTTTACTAGTGGATTCTTTTGTGCTGTGTAGATTATTGCCAGTATAGAAACTCCAAGAATCAAAATTGTCAATCCTTCAAATTCCGGGATAACTCTAGTTCCAATAATTTCAATATTTTCAGTACCTTCTGAAATTACCAAACCAACAACATAGTCATTTGGGTATTTCATCAAATCATATCCTGTATCTACTCCATCAACTAGTACTTTGAATTTTTCACCTTCAGCATAAAGGACATCTTCAGGAGTTCTTACCCAAAAATCAGTTTTTTCTGGAACATCCTCCATGACAATTTCTATTGATTTTCTTTCTTGGTTTATTTTCATCGATGATAGTACTGGGTATTGATGTTCAGTTCCCATTGAATCAAGACTACCCCGATATCCATAGTAAATATCATATAATTTTTCATCAAATTCAAAAGTAACTTTTTCGGATTCTATTTGAGAGATGTCAAGGTATTGAGCATACGCATCAGTTGCGAATATGTGTTCAGTAAAAGCGTAGCTTGATGTAGGTATTATCAAAACTAAAAGAAGAGCAAAAACATATCGAATCAAGTAGAAATAGTACGATTCCACCACATATAACAAAATAGTTAATTGTCAATTTTGGTTTTCTATTAGAAATAAACTATAATTTATCACTAAATTATTTATGTAAAGAAAATCAAAAATGTCTATTGAATGTTTTCCAAATAGCAATAATTTGTAGTATTTTTCTCATAGTTTTTCAACCAGTATTTGGAGACATTGATTCGCCTAGAAAACAGATGCAACGTGGAATCATGCCTCAGAATGTTATTTGTGAGACAGAATTAGAATTAGTAATCAGAACAAATGGCTTTGCTGCCTGTGTAAGACCTGAAACTGCAGAGAAAATGCAAAAACTAGGAATGCTATTCATTCCAA encodes the following:
- the nadC gene encoding carboxylating nicotinate-nucleotide diphosphorylase, which encodes MLSFNSKKQLSQFLAEDIGAGDITSVLLPKKKISAKIISREDAIVAGANYAKEIFKLKGCNARIIRKDGSRVKPNQTIMTISGDAGKILTCERTALNILTRMSGIATQTNQLVKKIPTKTKLYATRKTAPGLRYFDKEAVEIGGGKKHRLKLDEMVMIKDNHIAIEGSILSLIKKAKKRHKKFEVEVEKTSDAVLAAKEGASIIMLDNFTPAQIKKTIQVLRNEKLRAKVKLEASGGINSKNIASFGKTGVDIISVGSITNSVKGIDMSLEI
- a CDS encoding tetratricopeptide repeat protein, which gives rise to MTALVGLFSRTPKDPNKKKNIEKLKEIKKLVKEKKYAAALKSGNDFLHKVPHHHDILFTMGGIYYLQNKYKTAISYFDKALEIASYDVEVLLLKAYSHQKLGENKRAIQCCEKIQEIDPKNKSVLKLLEELNS
- the nadA gene encoding quinolinate synthase NadA, translated to MLVQQSSQLKEEILRLKKEKDVVILAHNYQIPDVQDVADFTGDSLGLSRQAATVDQKTILFCGVNFMAETAAIISPDKKVLLPDLEAGCSLSDSITVDELRNWKKQHPGAIAVGYVNTTAEIKAELDYCCTSSNAVNVVKAIPEEKEILFLPDMFLGSYVAKMTGRKNMHIWAGECHVHAGITPEDVTEKLNSMKDAEFVIHPECSCTTPMMYDVADGSYDDKKVSILSTEGMLNHVHQSKAKNFVVATETGILYKMRQQNPGKTFIPASEKAECQYMKMITLEKVYDALINEKNVITVPKEIADKARLAINRMLEIS
- a CDS encoding aspartate dehydrogenase, which produces MKRIGLLGCGAIGTQIALAIDSGKIPGILTHVYDASKETAIELVSKLNSKPEIVENSHLLSSHSINIVVEAASQDAVKDVGLSVLQNKRDLMIMSVGALLDESIYDILSDACEHFKKTIYLPSGAIAGLDGIKSVKDELESVSLTTTKHPRSLKGAKFFETSQIDLNAISDSTTIFEGTAKEAVSLFPANINVAALLSLSGIGSEKTIVKIIADPNTDKNTHHIEAAGKFGKMNFTIENFPDSNNPKTSRLAILSAIETLRKYCSDDIQIGT
- a CDS encoding PEFG-CTERM sorting domain-containing protein — its product is MIRYVFALLLVLIIPTSSYAFTEHIFATDAYAQYLDISQIESEKVTFEFDEKLYDIYYGYRGSLDSMGTEHQYPVLSSMKINQERKSIEIVMEDVPEKTDFWVRTPEDVLYAEGEKFKVLVDGVDTGYDLMKYPNDYVVGLVISEGTENIEIIGTRVIPEFEGLTILILGVSILAIIYTAQKNPLVKGWTRIN